In Tsuneonella sp. CC-YZS046, the genomic window GAAAAGGACATCATCATCCAGCACCCCTACGAAAGTTTCGAGGTGGTGGTGGATTTCCTGCATCAGGCCGCGAACGATCCGGACGTGGTGGCGATCAAGCAGACTCTGTATCGCGCGGGCAAGCAGTCGGCGGTAATCGCGGCGCTGATCGCGGCGGCCGAAGCCGGAAAATCGGTGACGGCGGTGGTCGAGCTGAAGGCCCGCTTCGACGAGGAGCAGAATCTGCTCTGGGCCAGCCAGCTCGAACGCGCGGGGGTCCAGGTCATATACGGCTTCGTGGACTGGAAGACCCATGCCAAAGTGTCGATGGTCGTGCGCCGGGAAGAAGGCGGATACCGGACCTACTGCCACTTCGGGACCGGCAATTATCATCCGGTGACGGCGCGCATCTACACCGATCTCAGCTTTTTCACCGCCGACCCCAAGCTCGGCCGGGACGCGGCCAGCCTGTTCAATTTCGTGACCGGCTATGTCGAGCCGCGCCGCACGGAAATGCTGGCGATCTCGCCGCTGGGCCTGCGGGACAAGCTCTACGAATGCATCGACCAGGAAATCGCGAACGCCGCCGAAGGCAGGCCCGCCGCGATCTGGGTCAAGCTCAATGCCCTGACCGACGGCAGGCTGATATCGAGATTGTACAAGGCGAGCCAGGCAGGGGTGTCGATCGTGCTGGTCGTCCGGGGCATCTGCTGCCTGAGGCCCGGCGTGGAGGGCCTGTCCGAGAACATCACGGTCAAGTCGATCATCGGCCGGTTCCTGGAGCACAGCCGGATCTGGGCCTTCGCGAACGGCTATGCCATGCCCAGCCACCGCGCCCGCGTCTTCATCTCCTCGGCCGACGGGATGTCCCGCAATCTCGACCGGCGGGTCGAGACGCTGGTTCCGATCAAGAACCGGACGGTCCACGACCAGGTGCTGCAGCAGGTGCTGCTGGCCAATCTCCTCGACACCGAACAGAGCTGGATCCTGGCTTCCGACGGAAGCTACAGCCGGGTGGGAGAGGTCGAGAAGCCTTTCAACCTTCATCGCTATTTCATGACCAATCCCTCCCTTTCGGGGCGTGGAGCCTCCATCGCGGCGGGGCTTGACGTTCCCAAGCTGGCATTGCGGCGAGGCGCGGTCTAAACGCCATCGCCATGAAGATCAGCCGACGAGCGCCATCAGCCGATTTTTCTTCGGGTCATCGCAGTGCGATCATCGACATCGGGTCGAACACCGTTCGCCTCGTGATCTATGGCGGCGCAAGGCGCGCGCCTCTGGTCCTCCACAACGAGAAGGTGGCGGCCGGATTGGGGCAGGATCTGACCGAGACCGGCGTGATGGGCAGCGATGCCGTCGAAACGGCGCTTGCCGGCCTGGCCCGCTATGCCATGCTGCTGGAAGATCTCGGGATCGAGGATGTGCAGGTGGTTGCCACCGCCGCCCCGCGCGAAGCGTCGAACGGCCCCGAATTTCTCGCGCGGGTTCGGGAACTGGGCCTTGAGCCGCGCTTGCTGAGCGGGCCCGAGGAAGCCCGGATCGGCGCCAGCGGGGTGCTCGGCGCGTTCCCTCGCACCCGTGGCGTGGTGGCCGATCTGGGGGGCGGAAGCCTGGAACTGACCGCCATTTCGCCGGATGGACCCGCCGATTGCGCCAGCCTGCCGCTTGGCGCCTTGCGCCTTGCCCAATTGCGCAATGGGTCAGGCGCGGCGTTCCGCGCGAATATCCGCAAGATGCTGGACAAGAGCGGCTGGCACAAGGCGATTGCCCTTCCGCTCTATCTGGTTGGCGGAACCTGGCGCTCCCTCGCCACCTATGCATTGAACAGTGCGGGCCTGTCTCTCGACGACCCTCACGGGCTGGCGATCGACCATGCTCAGGCGCAGGCGATGGTCAAGCGGCTGCGCGGCGAAACGCCCGAGGTCCTGGGCGCGATCCCCGGCATTTCCTCGATGCGGGCGGCGGTCCTGCCCGATGCCGCCGCTTTGCTGAAGGTGCTGCTCGACATCCTGAAACCGACCGCGCTGATATTCTCGTCCTGGGGGCTGCGCGAGGGCTTGCTTTACGAGCGGCTGGACCCTTCCGCGCGCAGCCAGGACCCGCTGCTGGCGGGCGTGACGGCCTTCGCCGCGCCGAGGGGCGGCTCCGCCGCTGCCGCGACGCGTCTTGCCGCATGGACGGTCGAGGCCATGCCCCCGGCTGGCCGGGGCGGGGAGCGGTTGCGGCTGGCAGCCACCATGCTTGCCCTGGCTTCGATTCAGATCGAACCGAATGTGCGGTTGCGTCAAACCATGGACTGGGCGCTGCACAAGCGCTGGATCGATCTCGATGCGGCTGGCCGCGCCTCCATCGCCGCGGCGCTGTCCGCCAATTGCGGCAGCAGCTCGATTGCGCCGGAACTGCGCAAGCTGGCGGACAAGGCCACCTTGCAGGAGGCCTTGAGCTGGGGCTTCGCCATACGGCTCTGCCGCCGGCTCGGCCTCAATTCGCGCAATTCGCTGGAAGCCAGCGCCCTGCGCACCTCGGGCGGCAAGCTGACATTGTTCATGGAACGGCGGCGCGCGGCCTTGTGCAACCGCGGTGTCGAGAAGGATATGGCCAGGCTCGCGGAAAGCCTCGGACTGGCGCCCGCGATCGAGATCGTGCCCGATGGCAGCCTGCTCCGCCGGACCGAGGCCCTGGAAGCCTGAGGACGCGGATTTCGCCGATCCGGGCGGGGCCGGGTCAGAGCAGTCCGCGGGCCT contains:
- a CDS encoding Ppx/GppA family phosphatase, which produces MKISRRAPSADFSSGHRSAIIDIGSNTVRLVIYGGARRAPLVLHNEKVAAGLGQDLTETGVMGSDAVETALAGLARYAMLLEDLGIEDVQVVATAAPREASNGPEFLARVRELGLEPRLLSGPEEARIGASGVLGAFPRTRGVVADLGGGSLELTAISPDGPADCASLPLGALRLAQLRNGSGAAFRANIRKMLDKSGWHKAIALPLYLVGGTWRSLATYALNSAGLSLDDPHGLAIDHAQAQAMVKRLRGETPEVLGAIPGISSMRAAVLPDAAALLKVLLDILKPTALIFSSWGLREGLLYERLDPSARSQDPLLAGVTAFAAPRGGSAAAATRLAAWTVEAMPPAGRGGERLRLAATMLALASIQIEPNVRLRQTMDWALHKRWIDLDAAGRASIAAALSANCGSSSIAPELRKLADKATLQEALSWGFAIRLCRRLGLNSRNSLEASALRTSGGKLTLFMERRRAALCNRGVEKDMARLAESLGLAPAIEIVPDGSLLRRTEALEA
- a CDS encoding RNA degradosome polyphosphate kinase; translated protein: MDFEPEHFFNRELSWLAFNERVLAEARNERYPLLERLRFLAISGSNFDEFMMIRVAGLAGQAQRKIDSRSLDDRTPAQQLSDIRAAVRDLESIQQASLEDLRIRLAEQGVQIGHEGKLDSASSRWLKEYFLEHIAPVITPQAIDPAHPFPFVSNQGIGLLFTLTRLADKAKLFEMVLIPGSLPRFVRLPGEQAVYISIESIIVRHARLIFPGFRVDGDGAFRVLRDSDIEIEEDAEDLVRYFRTAIQRRRRGRVILLELERDFDPGAEQLLREQLVLDNAITIKTRGLIGISGLSCIVDEERPDLKFEAFSPRYPERILEHDGDCFAAIREKDIIIQHPYESFEVVVDFLHQAANDPDVVAIKQTLYRAGKQSAVIAALIAAAEAGKSVTAVVELKARFDEEQNLLWASQLERAGVQVIYGFVDWKTHAKVSMVVRREEGGYRTYCHFGTGNYHPVTARIYTDLSFFTADPKLGRDAASLFNFVTGYVEPRRTEMLAISPLGLRDKLYECIDQEIANAAEGRPAAIWVKLNALTDGRLISRLYKASQAGVSIVLVVRGICCLRPGVEGLSENITVKSIIGRFLEHSRIWAFANGYAMPSHRARVFISSADGMSRNLDRRVETLVPIKNRTVHDQVLQQVLLANLLDTEQSWILASDGSYSRVGEVEKPFNLHRYFMTNPSLSGRGASIAAGLDVPKLALRRGAV